In Tachysurus fulvidraco isolate hzauxx_2018 chromosome 1, HZAU_PFXX_2.0, whole genome shotgun sequence, a single window of DNA contains:
- the copb2 gene encoding coatomer subunit beta' isoform X1 translates to MPLRLDIKRKLTARSDRVKSVDLHPTEPWMLASLYNGSVCVWNHETQTLVKTFEVCDVPVRAAKFVARKNWVITGADDMQIRVFNYNTLERVHMFEAHSDYIRCFAVHPTQPYILTSSDDMLIKLWDWEKKWTCSQVFEGHTHYVMQIVINPKDNNQFASASLDRTIKVWQLGSSSPNFTLEGHEKGVNCIDYYSGGDKPYLISGADDRLVKIWDYQNKTCVQTLEGHAQNVSCVSFHPELPIIVTGSEDGTVRIWHSSTYRLENTLNYGMERVWCVCGLRGSNNIALGYDEGSIIIKLGREEPAMSMDTNGKIIWAKHSEVQQANLKAMGDTEIKDGERLPLAVKDMGSCEIYPQTIQHNPNGRFVVVCGDGEYIIYTAMALRNKSFGSAQEFVWAHDSSEYAIRESSSVVKIFKNFKEKKSFKPDFGAEGIYGGFLLGVRSVNGLAFYDWENTELIRRIEIQPKHIFWSDSGELVCIATEESFFILRYMADKVAASQESNEGVTEDGIEDAFEVQGEIQEIVKTGLWVGDCFIYTSSVNRLNYFVGGEIVTIAHLDRTMYLLGYIPKDDRLYLGDKELNIVSYSLLVSVLEYQTAVMRRDFSMADKVLPTIPKEQRTRVAHFLEKQGFKQQALAVSTDPEHRFELALQLGELKIGYQLAVEAESEQKWKQLAELAISKCQFGLAQECLHHAQDYGGLLLLATASGNGAMVSKLAEGAERDGKNNVAFMTYFLQGKLDQCLELLIRTNRLPEAAFLARTYLPSQVSRVVKLWRESLAKVNQKAAESLADPTEYENLFPGLKEAFVAEQYLRETCLGNSRPATDYPLVTANEERNVLEEASSYDPKSILHTNTKQAADPEEATEEAEPVPTVTATPVAAPVASVAPPKPEPVKKEMDDMTMFREKTLEELEDDLDNLDLDDIDTTDVNLDDDFLDD, encoded by the exons ATG CCTCTCAGGCTGGACATCAAGCGCAAGCTTACAGCTCGGTCAGACCGAGTCAAAAGCGTGGATCTCCATCCCACCGAGCCATGGATGCTGGCCAGTCTCTACAACGGCAGCGTGTGCGTCTGGAACCACGAAACACAA ACCTTGGTGAAGACATTTGAAGTGTGTGACGTTCCAGTAAGAGCTGCAAAGTTTGTTGCTCGGAAGAACTGGGTCATAACCGGAGCA GACGACATGCAGATCCGAGTTTTCAACTACAACACATTGGAGCGGGTGCACATGTTCGAGGCACATTCAGATTACATCCGCTGCTTCGCCGTGCATCCGACTCAGCCCTACATCCTTACTAGCAgtg atgaTATGCTCATTAAGCTGTGGGACTGGGAGAAGAAATGGACGTGCAGTCAGGTGTTTGAGGGCCACACACACTATGTCATGCAGATTGTCATCAACCCTAAAGACAACAACCAGTTTGCGAGTGCATCACTGGACAGAACCATCAAG GTGTGGCAACTGGGTTCCTCGTCACCCAACTTCACTCTGGAGGGACACGAGAAAGGCGTGAACTGCATTGATTATTACAGCGGCGGAGATAAGCCGTATCTCATTTCAGGTGCTGACGACAGGTTGGTGAAGATCTGGGACTATCAG AATAAGACGTGTGTGCAAACACTAGAGGGTCACGCCCAGAACGTATCCTGCGTCAGCTTCCACCCCGAGCTGCCGATCATCGTTACAGGATCCGAGGATG GTACTGTACGTATCTGGCACTCCAGCACCTACCGCCTGGAGAACACGCTGAACTACGGCATGGAGAgggtgtggtgcgtgtgtggcCTGCGCGGTTCCAACAACATCGCGCTTGGTTATGATGAGGGCAGCATTATTATTAAG CTTGGTCGTGAGGAGCCCGCCATGTCCATGGACACGAACGGTAAGATTATCTGGGCAAAGCATTCGGAGGTACAGCAGGCGAACCTGAAGGCCATGGGAGACACGGAGATTAAAGACGGAGAGAGGCTGCCACTAGCTGTCAAAGACATGGGCAGTTGTGAAATCTACCCGCAGACTATTCAGCACAACCCTAACGGAAG ATTTGTGGTGGTATGCGGAGACGGAGAATACATCATCTACACAGCCATGGCTCTGAGGAACAAGAGCTTCGGTTCGGCGCAGGAGTTTGTCTGGGCCCATGATTCTTCTGA GTATGCAATCCGAGAGAGCAGCAGCGTGGTGAAAATCTTCAAGAACTTTAAGGAGAAGAAGTCCTTCAAGCCTGACTTTGGAGCAGAGG GTATCTATGGCGGCTTTCTGCTGGGTGTCAGGTCCGTAAACGGTTTGGCTTTCTACGACTGGGAAAATACGGAGCTGATACGGCGCATCGAAATCCAGCCCAAACAT ATCTTCTGGTCAGACTCTGGAGAGCTGGTGTGCATCGCCACAGAGGAGTCGTTCTTCATCCTGCGCTACATGGCAGACAAAGTGGCTGCGTCACAAGAGTCCAATGAAGGGGTTACTGAAGATGGCATTGAGGATGCTTTTGAG gtccaAGGTGAGATACAGGAGATTGTAAAAACAGGTCTGTGGGTGGGAGACTGCTTCATCTACACCAGCTCTGTCAACCGGCTGAACTACTTTGTTGGAGGAGAGATCGTCACCATTGCTCACCTGGATAG gaccATGTACCTGCTGGGCTACATCCCTAAAGATGACCGCCTGTACCTGGGTGACAAGGAGCTGAACATCGTCAGTTACTCGCTGCTGGTGTCAGTGTTGGAGTACCAGACGGCCGTCATGCGGCGCGACTTCTCTATGGCCGACAAAGTGCTCCCCACAATTCCAAAAGAGCAGAGGACCAGGGTGGCCCACTTCCTAGAGAAGCAG GGTTTCAAACAGCAAGCACTGGCTGTGTCCACTGACCCAGAGCACAGGTTTGAGCTGGCTCTACAACTAGGGGAACTGAAGATTGGCTACCAGCTAGCAGTAGAAGCAGAG TCTGAGCAAAAGTGGAAGCAGCTGGCAGAGCTGGCTATCAGTAAGTGCCAGTTTGGCTTGGCACAGGAGTGCCTTCATCACGCCCAGGACTATGGAGGCCTGCTGCTCTTGGCTACAGCCTCTGGCAATGGTGCTATGGTGAGCAAACTGGCTGAGGGTGCTGAACGTGACGGCAAGAACAACGTTGCCTTCATGACCTACTTCTTGCAGgggaa GTTGGACCAGTGTCTGGAACTTCTGATTAGGACCAACCGCTTGCCTGAGGCCGCCTTCCTTGCTCGCACCTACCTTCCCAGCCAAGTGTCCAG AGTGGTAAAGCTGTGGAGAGAGAGCCTGGCAAAGGTTAACCAGAAAGCCGCAGAGTCGCTGGCCGACCCCACCGAATACGAGAACCTGTTCCCTGGGCTGAAAGAGGCTTTCGTGGCTGAGCAGTACCTAAGAGAGACCTGCTTGGGAAATAGCAGACCGGCCACTGATTATCCACTGGTCACG GCCAATGAGGAGCGGAACGTGCTAGAAGAAGCGAGTAGTTATGATCCCAAAAGCATACTTCACACCAATACAAAG cAGGCTGCTGACCCTGaggaagctacagaagaagctGAACCTGTACCCACAGTCACGGCTACTCCTGTAGCTGCACC
- the LOC113644037 gene encoding retinol-binding protein 2-like — protein sequence MPIDFSGTWVLEKNENFEDYMKILNIDLVTRKIAIHLSQTKVIILDGDKLTINTLSTFRNYEMTLTIGEEFDEYTKGLDNRMLKTLVSWQGETLVCTQKGEKANRGWKHWIEGDKLHLELYCEDVVCHQVFGRKQ from the exons ATGCCTATTGATTTCAGTGGGACGTGGGTTCTGgagaaaaatgaaaactttGAGGATTACATGAAAATACTCA acattGATTTGGTTACTCGGAAGATTGCCATTCATTTGTCTCAAACCAAAGTTATTATTCTGGATGGAGACAAGCTTACAATAAATACACTCAGCACCTTCAGGAACTATGAGATGACCTTGACAATTGGGGAGGAGTTTGATGAGTATACCAAGGGACTTGACAACAGAATGCTTAAG ACTTTGGTCAGCTGGCAGGGCGAGACATTGGTGTGCACACAAAAGGGAGAAAAGGCCAACCGTGGATGGAAGCACTGGATAGAGGGAGATAAACTACACTTG GAGCTGTATTGTGAAGACGTTGTTTGTCATCAAGTGTTCGGGAGAAAGCAGTAG
- the copb2 gene encoding coatomer subunit beta' isoform X2, which yields MPLRLDIKRKLTARSDRVKSVDLHPTEPWMLASLYNGSVCVWNHETQTLVKTFEVCDVPVRAAKFVARKNWVITGADDMQIRVFNYNTLERVHMFEAHSDYIRCFAVHPTQPYILTSSDDMLIKLWDWEKKWTCSQVFEGHTHYVMQIVINPKDNNQFASASLDRTIKVWQLGSSSPNFTLEGHEKGVNCIDYYSGGDKPYLISGADDRLVKIWDYQNKTCVQTLEGHAQNVSCVSFHPELPIIVTGSEDGTVRIWHSSTYRLENTLNYGMERVWCVCGLRGSNNIALGYDEGSIIIKLGREEPAMSMDTNGKIIWAKHSEVQQANLKAMGDTEIKDGERLPLAVKDMGSCEIYPQTIQHNPNGRFVVVCGDGEYIIYTAMALRNKSFGSAQEFVWAHDSSEYAIRESSSVVKIFKNFKEKKSFKPDFGAEGIYGGFLLGVRSVNGLAFYDWENTELIRRIEIQPKHIFWSDSGELVCIATEESFFILRYMADKVAASQESNEGVTEDGIEDAFEVQGEIQEIVKTGLWVGDCFIYTSSVNRLNYFVGGEIVTIAHLDRTMYLLGYIPKDDRLYLGDKELNIVSYSLLVSVLEYQTAVMRRDFSMADKVLPTIPKEQRTRVAHFLEKQGFKQQALAVSTDPEHRFELALQLGELKIGYQLAVEAESEQKWKQLAELAISKCQFGLAQECLHHAQDYGGLLLLATASGNGAMVSKLAEGAERDGKNNVAFMTYFLQGKLDQCLELLIRTNRLPEAAFLARTYLPSQVSRVVKLWRESLAKVNQKAAESLADPTEYENLFPGLKEAFVAEQYLRETCLGNSRPATDYPLVTANEERNVLEEASSYDPKSILHTNTKAADPEEATEEAEPVPTVTATPVAAPVASVAPPKPEPVKKEMDDMTMFREKTLEELEDDLDNLDLDDIDTTDVNLDDDFLDD from the exons ATG CCTCTCAGGCTGGACATCAAGCGCAAGCTTACAGCTCGGTCAGACCGAGTCAAAAGCGTGGATCTCCATCCCACCGAGCCATGGATGCTGGCCAGTCTCTACAACGGCAGCGTGTGCGTCTGGAACCACGAAACACAA ACCTTGGTGAAGACATTTGAAGTGTGTGACGTTCCAGTAAGAGCTGCAAAGTTTGTTGCTCGGAAGAACTGGGTCATAACCGGAGCA GACGACATGCAGATCCGAGTTTTCAACTACAACACATTGGAGCGGGTGCACATGTTCGAGGCACATTCAGATTACATCCGCTGCTTCGCCGTGCATCCGACTCAGCCCTACATCCTTACTAGCAgtg atgaTATGCTCATTAAGCTGTGGGACTGGGAGAAGAAATGGACGTGCAGTCAGGTGTTTGAGGGCCACACACACTATGTCATGCAGATTGTCATCAACCCTAAAGACAACAACCAGTTTGCGAGTGCATCACTGGACAGAACCATCAAG GTGTGGCAACTGGGTTCCTCGTCACCCAACTTCACTCTGGAGGGACACGAGAAAGGCGTGAACTGCATTGATTATTACAGCGGCGGAGATAAGCCGTATCTCATTTCAGGTGCTGACGACAGGTTGGTGAAGATCTGGGACTATCAG AATAAGACGTGTGTGCAAACACTAGAGGGTCACGCCCAGAACGTATCCTGCGTCAGCTTCCACCCCGAGCTGCCGATCATCGTTACAGGATCCGAGGATG GTACTGTACGTATCTGGCACTCCAGCACCTACCGCCTGGAGAACACGCTGAACTACGGCATGGAGAgggtgtggtgcgtgtgtggcCTGCGCGGTTCCAACAACATCGCGCTTGGTTATGATGAGGGCAGCATTATTATTAAG CTTGGTCGTGAGGAGCCCGCCATGTCCATGGACACGAACGGTAAGATTATCTGGGCAAAGCATTCGGAGGTACAGCAGGCGAACCTGAAGGCCATGGGAGACACGGAGATTAAAGACGGAGAGAGGCTGCCACTAGCTGTCAAAGACATGGGCAGTTGTGAAATCTACCCGCAGACTATTCAGCACAACCCTAACGGAAG ATTTGTGGTGGTATGCGGAGACGGAGAATACATCATCTACACAGCCATGGCTCTGAGGAACAAGAGCTTCGGTTCGGCGCAGGAGTTTGTCTGGGCCCATGATTCTTCTGA GTATGCAATCCGAGAGAGCAGCAGCGTGGTGAAAATCTTCAAGAACTTTAAGGAGAAGAAGTCCTTCAAGCCTGACTTTGGAGCAGAGG GTATCTATGGCGGCTTTCTGCTGGGTGTCAGGTCCGTAAACGGTTTGGCTTTCTACGACTGGGAAAATACGGAGCTGATACGGCGCATCGAAATCCAGCCCAAACAT ATCTTCTGGTCAGACTCTGGAGAGCTGGTGTGCATCGCCACAGAGGAGTCGTTCTTCATCCTGCGCTACATGGCAGACAAAGTGGCTGCGTCACAAGAGTCCAATGAAGGGGTTACTGAAGATGGCATTGAGGATGCTTTTGAG gtccaAGGTGAGATACAGGAGATTGTAAAAACAGGTCTGTGGGTGGGAGACTGCTTCATCTACACCAGCTCTGTCAACCGGCTGAACTACTTTGTTGGAGGAGAGATCGTCACCATTGCTCACCTGGATAG gaccATGTACCTGCTGGGCTACATCCCTAAAGATGACCGCCTGTACCTGGGTGACAAGGAGCTGAACATCGTCAGTTACTCGCTGCTGGTGTCAGTGTTGGAGTACCAGACGGCCGTCATGCGGCGCGACTTCTCTATGGCCGACAAAGTGCTCCCCACAATTCCAAAAGAGCAGAGGACCAGGGTGGCCCACTTCCTAGAGAAGCAG GGTTTCAAACAGCAAGCACTGGCTGTGTCCACTGACCCAGAGCACAGGTTTGAGCTGGCTCTACAACTAGGGGAACTGAAGATTGGCTACCAGCTAGCAGTAGAAGCAGAG TCTGAGCAAAAGTGGAAGCAGCTGGCAGAGCTGGCTATCAGTAAGTGCCAGTTTGGCTTGGCACAGGAGTGCCTTCATCACGCCCAGGACTATGGAGGCCTGCTGCTCTTGGCTACAGCCTCTGGCAATGGTGCTATGGTGAGCAAACTGGCTGAGGGTGCTGAACGTGACGGCAAGAACAACGTTGCCTTCATGACCTACTTCTTGCAGgggaa GTTGGACCAGTGTCTGGAACTTCTGATTAGGACCAACCGCTTGCCTGAGGCCGCCTTCCTTGCTCGCACCTACCTTCCCAGCCAAGTGTCCAG AGTGGTAAAGCTGTGGAGAGAGAGCCTGGCAAAGGTTAACCAGAAAGCCGCAGAGTCGCTGGCCGACCCCACCGAATACGAGAACCTGTTCCCTGGGCTGAAAGAGGCTTTCGTGGCTGAGCAGTACCTAAGAGAGACCTGCTTGGGAAATAGCAGACCGGCCACTGATTATCCACTGGTCACG GCCAATGAGGAGCGGAACGTGCTAGAAGAAGCGAGTAGTTATGATCCCAAAAGCATACTTCACACCAATACAAAG GCTGCTGACCCTGaggaagctacagaagaagctGAACCTGTACCCACAGTCACGGCTACTCCTGTAGCTGCACC